A window from Deinococcus sp. Leaf326 encodes these proteins:
- a CDS encoding MBL fold metallo-hydrolase: MPSEFIQPTPVLPLSPDGFSVVLLGTGTPRAYPGAAKPAVAVAAGGQVLLFDCGSDTTRQLIASGLMPQRVRDVFFTHHHYDHNAGFPDLFISSWRTHVGIIAGRSRAMRVYGPSRTREIIGAFHGALAYDIGLRVAYNRSEVGGGQVEYAESNAGVVFDEGGVRVTAFEVDHRPVEPALGYLVEFGGKRVVISGDTRPMPSTVAHARGADLLVHDAYNAAWLAEIAQENPDLAVQVNNPAKYHTTTLEAAQMAQEAGARHLVLTHHIPVPRATPEAEAAYTQGMAALYSGRITVGRDLMRFDLISPAGT, translated from the coding sequence ATGCCAAGTGAATTCATCCAGCCGACGCCGGTCCTGCCCCTGTCTCCCGACGGCTTCAGCGTCGTGCTGCTGGGCACGGGCACTCCGCGCGCCTACCCCGGCGCCGCCAAGCCGGCCGTGGCGGTCGCTGCGGGGGGTCAGGTGCTGCTGTTCGACTGCGGCAGCGACACGACCCGGCAGCTCATTGCCTCGGGCCTCATGCCGCAGCGGGTGCGGGACGTGTTCTTCACGCATCACCACTACGACCACAACGCCGGGTTTCCGGACCTCTTCATCAGCAGCTGGCGGACCCATGTCGGGATCATCGCGGGGCGTAGCCGGGCCATGCGCGTCTACGGGCCCAGCCGCACCCGCGAGATCATCGGCGCGTTCCACGGCGCCCTGGCTTACGACATCGGGTTGCGGGTGGCGTACAACAGGTCCGAGGTCGGGGGCGGGCAGGTGGAGTACGCCGAGAGCAACGCCGGGGTGGTGTTCGACGAGGGCGGGGTGCGGGTCACGGCCTTTGAGGTCGACCACCGCCCGGTCGAGCCGGCACTGGGCTACCTCGTCGAGTTCGGGGGAAAGCGGGTCGTCATTAGCGGGGATACCCGCCCCATGCCGAGCACGGTGGCGCACGCGCGGGGTGCCGACCTGCTTGTTCACGACGCCTACAACGCGGCCTGGCTGGCCGAGATCGCCCAGGAGAATCCGGACCTGGCGGTGCAAGTCAACAACCCGGCGAAGTACCACACGACCACGCTGGAAGCCGCGCAGATGGCGCAGGAGGCGGGGGCCAGACACCTCGTCCTGACCCACCACATCCCGGTGCCCCGGGCCACGCCGGAAGCCGAGGCCGCCTATACCCAGGGAATGGCGGCCCTCTACTCGGGCCGGATTACAGTTGGCCGCGATCTCATGCGCTTCGACCTGATCTCGCCTGCCGGAACCTGA
- a CDS encoding PepSY-associated TM helix domain-containing protein — protein MSVSAGPEPRPAARKRSTKAQWNVWLRTVHTYTSMISLLIVLFFSVSGITLNHPEWTLGIREVKRTVSGTMSPGWIEQGKVNWLNVAEELRAAQSLKGRAGNTTLNGDEADISFLAPGYSADAFIDTQTGKYTVNVLEQGGLAAFNDLHRGRDAGTGWRWAIDLSGLALTVISLTGIGILMFLKKTRRAALIVMAVGLVLTGALAFRAVG, from the coding sequence GTGTCAGTTTCGGCCGGGCCTGAGCCGAGGCCGGCCGCCCGGAAGCGCAGCACGAAGGCCCAGTGGAACGTCTGGCTGCGCACGGTGCATACCTACACCAGCATGATCAGCCTGCTGATCGTCCTGTTCTTCTCGGTGAGCGGCATCACGCTGAATCATCCCGAATGGACCCTGGGGATCCGCGAGGTCAAACGTACGGTGTCAGGGACGATGTCGCCGGGCTGGATCGAGCAGGGGAAGGTCAACTGGCTGAACGTCGCTGAAGAGCTGCGGGCCGCCCAGAGCCTGAAGGGCCGAGCCGGCAACACCACCCTCAACGGCGACGAGGCCGATATCAGCTTTCTGGCGCCGGGCTACAGCGCCGACGCCTTCATCGATACCCAGACCGGAAAATACACGGTGAACGTTCTGGAACAAGGAGGCCTCGCCGCCTTCAACGACCTGCACCGGGGACGCGACGCAGGTACGGGCTGGCGGTGGGCGATCGACCTGAGCGGCCTCGCGCTCACCGTCATCTCCCTGACCGGCATCGGCATCCTGATGTTCCTGAAAAAGACCCGGCGCGCGGCCCTGATCGTGATGGCCGTCGGTCTCGTCCTGACCGGTGCGCTCGCCTTCCGCGCCGTGGGGTAG
- a CDS encoding FAD:protein FMN transferase, whose protein sequence is MPRLSALFRRSYHLHSTYERLLGTQVELQVTARGRVEAEAAEQRALAELGRLSALFNRFDPESELRRWGDRPGEPTRISPELGTVLALADSWRQLTGNAFHPGADALGSVWQTAAQAGRLPDPAELDALVETLQAAPWTWHGDGMVTLHARYPLGLNALAKGFIVDRMVEEAAGQPGVETVLVNAGGDLRAAGPAGVTVAVADPWTSRDDAPASTQVRVCGAALATSGQAHRGYDIGGRHYSHVLDPRTGWPVETVPGVTVMAPECATADALATALSVLGPGPGLNLIAGFPQAAALIFTADRQIHRSATWPTGPVF, encoded by the coding sequence GTGCCCCGTCTGTCCGCCCTCTTCCGAAGGTCCTACCACCTTCACAGCACCTACGAGCGCCTGCTGGGAACGCAGGTGGAACTCCAGGTCACGGCACGCGGCCGCGTGGAGGCGGAAGCGGCCGAGCAGCGGGCCCTCGCGGAACTCGGGCGCCTCAGCGCCCTGTTCAACCGTTTCGATCCTGAGAGCGAACTCAGGCGCTGGGGGGACAGGCCGGGCGAGCCGACCCGGATCAGCCCGGAACTCGGCACGGTCCTGGCGCTCGCCGATTCGTGGCGTCAGCTGACCGGAAACGCCTTTCACCCCGGGGCCGACGCGCTGGGGAGCGTGTGGCAGACCGCCGCCCAGGCAGGCCGCCTCCCTGACCCAGCTGAACTTGACGCCCTGGTAGAGACCCTCCAGGCGGCGCCCTGGACCTGGCACGGTGACGGCATGGTGACGCTGCACGCCCGCTATCCGCTGGGACTGAACGCACTGGCCAAGGGTTTCATCGTCGACCGCATGGTCGAAGAGGCGGCCGGGCAGCCGGGGGTCGAGACCGTTCTCGTCAACGCGGGTGGAGACCTGCGGGCAGCCGGCCCGGCCGGCGTGACGGTCGCTGTCGCCGACCCCTGGACTTCCCGCGACGACGCACCTGCCAGTACGCAGGTCCGGGTATGCGGCGCCGCCCTGGCGACGAGTGGTCAGGCGCACCGGGGGTATGACATCGGGGGCCGGCACTACTCGCATGTTCTGGACCCCAGGACGGGCTGGCCGGTCGAGACGGTTCCTGGGGTCACGGTCATGGCGCCTGAGTGCGCGACCGCCGACGCCCTTGCGACCGCCCTGAGCGTTCTGGGACCCGGCCCCGGCCTGAACCTGATCGCCGGGTTCCCGCAGGCCGCCGCCCTGATCTTTACTGCCGACCGCCAGATCCACCGCAGTGCCACCTGGCCCACCGGCCCCGTCTTTTAA
- a CDS encoding glycoside hydrolase family 15 protein, whose product MSDIPTFARIGDDALAPDSGPGVGPTWSSSAKDFVTTSLGGSRLWATLGHGVLNEVYWPSTGEPQLRDLTFHLLSENAGAGQGWVDLKRTAQYSLSVPAPHLPLPTVTHRGTHAGASYRLTLEMLPDPQRDALLIRYALDGPFRLAVIAAPHLNGTGRDNVAWVDGALFAHHEDHVLCLSATGRRLHASAGVVGTSDGWQDLQAHGQLTWAYTKAGPDNVALSAELEDRSGTLALGFSNTARGAWTLARGALAEGYEAAEQDFVRGWSTWGQTLKLPAPDQALGNLALLSAAVLKMHEDHTYPGAVVASLSVPWGDSTDSLGGYHLVWPRDVTLAAFALVAAGAPGDAQRILARFLATQQADGHWPQNDYPSGDPFWNGLQLDETAFPVLLAAKLREEGVPELPGTAEMVGRALGFVVRTGPTSDQDRWEENPGVNPFTLAVATAALVAGAAWLPETEREDALKVADEWNERLESWCYVTDTPLARELEVAGYYVRLAPPQRDGRLGGTVLLRNRMGETISASALVSLDFSYLTRLGLRQADDPRIQDTLKVVDRVLRVTTPSGDLYHRYNDDGYGEHRDGRPFDGSGTGRLWPLLSGERGHLALQSGEDPLPYLQTIANCASPGGLLPEQVWDTDPLPGQGLFPGRPSGSAMPLVWTHAEFLKLLLARETGRPAELLRVVQDRYARPRDAAEWRWRNETPLRRLPPGRDLTFESPVPFTLHFGWNGWQGVQEREARCGTFGLWLLTFRAEDLRGHGTLNFTRRFETGWEGADHEIELERGPAGQVVSDGPDAAQA is encoded by the coding sequence GTGAGCGACATTCCCACCTTCGCCCGGATTGGCGACGACGCGCTGGCCCCTGACAGTGGCCCCGGCGTCGGCCCCACCTGGAGCAGCAGTGCCAAGGACTTCGTGACGACCAGCCTGGGCGGCAGCCGACTGTGGGCGACCCTGGGCCACGGCGTACTGAACGAGGTCTACTGGCCCTCGACCGGCGAGCCCCAACTGCGCGACCTGACGTTCCATCTCCTGAGCGAGAACGCCGGAGCCGGACAGGGCTGGGTGGACCTCAAGCGCACGGCGCAGTACAGCCTGAGCGTGCCCGCGCCGCACCTGCCGCTGCCCACCGTAACCCACCGCGGCACCCATGCCGGGGCCAGCTACCGCCTGACCCTGGAGATGCTGCCCGATCCACAGCGTGACGCCCTGCTCATCCGCTATGCGCTGGACGGCCCCTTCCGGCTGGCGGTGATTGCTGCGCCGCACCTGAACGGCACTGGGCGGGACAACGTGGCCTGGGTCGACGGCGCGCTGTTCGCCCACCATGAGGACCATGTGCTGTGCCTGAGCGCCACCGGGCGGCGGCTGCACGCCTCGGCGGGGGTCGTGGGGACGTCGGACGGTTGGCAGGACCTGCAGGCCCATGGGCAGCTGACCTGGGCCTATACCAAGGCCGGCCCCGACAACGTGGCCCTGAGCGCCGAGCTGGAGGACCGCTCGGGCACGCTGGCTCTGGGATTCTCGAATACGGCCCGCGGAGCCTGGACGCTGGCGCGCGGCGCACTGGCCGAGGGGTACGAAGCTGCCGAGCAGGACTTTGTGCGTGGCTGGAGCACCTGGGGGCAGACGCTGAAGCTGCCCGCTCCCGACCAGGCCCTGGGGAACCTAGCCCTGCTCAGCGCCGCCGTCCTCAAGATGCACGAGGACCACACCTATCCCGGCGCAGTCGTCGCCAGCCTGAGCGTGCCCTGGGGCGACTCGACCGATTCGCTGGGCGGCTACCATCTGGTCTGGCCGCGAGACGTGACCCTGGCGGCCTTCGCGCTGGTCGCGGCGGGCGCCCCCGGAGACGCCCAGCGAATTCTGGCGCGGTTTCTCGCCACCCAGCAGGCCGACGGTCACTGGCCGCAGAACGACTACCCCAGCGGCGACCCCTTCTGGAACGGGCTGCAACTCGACGAGACCGCCTTCCCGGTCCTGCTGGCCGCCAAGCTGCGCGAGGAGGGCGTGCCCGAGCTGCCCGGCACCGCCGAGATGGTGGGCCGCGCTCTGGGCTTCGTGGTCCGTACCGGGCCGACGAGCGACCAGGACCGCTGGGAGGAAAACCCCGGCGTCAATCCGTTCACGCTGGCGGTCGCCACCGCGGCGCTCGTGGCGGGAGCCGCGTGGCTGCCCGAGACCGAGCGCGAGGACGCCCTGAAGGTGGCCGACGAGTGGAACGAACGCCTGGAGAGCTGGTGCTACGTGACGGATACACCGCTGGCACGGGAGCTGGAGGTGGCAGGTTACTACGTGCGGCTGGCCCCCCCGCAGCGCGACGGAAGGCTGGGCGGCACGGTACTGCTGCGTAACCGCATGGGCGAAACGATCAGCGCGTCGGCCCTGGTCAGCCTGGATTTCTCGTACCTGACCCGGCTGGGACTGAGGCAGGCAGACGACCCGCGCATTCAGGACACGCTGAAGGTGGTGGACCGGGTGCTGCGCGTAACGACCCCCAGCGGCGACCTCTACCACCGCTACAACGACGACGGCTACGGGGAACACAGGGACGGCCGCCCTTTCGACGGTTCGGGCACCGGGCGGCTGTGGCCCCTGCTGTCGGGCGAACGCGGGCACCTCGCGCTGCAATCGGGCGAGGACCCGCTGCCGTACCTGCAGACCATCGCCAACTGTGCCAGCCCCGGCGGCCTGCTGCCCGAGCAGGTCTGGGACACTGACCCTCTCCCGGGGCAGGGGCTGTTTCCGGGGCGGCCCTCGGGCAGTGCCATGCCCCTGGTCTGGACCCATGCCGAGTTCCTCAAGCTCCTGCTGGCGCGCGAGACGGGCCGCCCAGCCGAGTTGCTGCGGGTGGTGCAGGACCGGTATGCCCGGCCCAGAGACGCCGCCGAGTGGCGCTGGCGCAACGAGACGCCGCTGCGCCGGCTGCCACCAGGGCGGGACCTGACCTTCGAGAGTCCGGTGCCCTTCACGCTCCACTTCGGATGGAACGGCTGGCAAGGCGTGCAGGAGCGCGAGGCGCGCTGCGGCACGTTCGGGCTGTGGCTGCTGACCTTTCGGGCCGAGGACCTGCGCGGACACGGAACCCTGAACTTTACCCGGCGCTTCGAGACCGGTTGGGAAGGCGCCGATCACGAGATCGAACTGGAGCGCGGGCCCGCCGGACAGGTCGTGTCAGATGGACCGGACGCGGCGCAGGCCTGA
- a CDS encoding ABC transporter permease, whose amino-acid sequence MPLTAAHGRSPQRTFRSRLLSRPGARVGAGLLLLLALAAAFAPVLAPEAPNAQSWLNRLQPPSAQHPMGTDAFGRSVLTRVLYGGRVSLLAGLLPVLIGLGIGTVIGTVAGYVGRTTDRLLMRIMDILLAFPGLLLAMAIIGTLGPGFSNAVIAIGVGLIPTFARLARAEVLNLKSSEFVEAAGALGARPGRIVFRHLLPGMASPLVVQATISVGTSILSTAGLSFLGLGVQPPTSDWGEMLSGARSFLPDAWWLAVFPGMMIALTVLSFNLLGDALRDALDPRTAAYRRRG is encoded by the coding sequence GTGCCCCTGACTGCGGCCCACGGCCGCTCGCCGCAGCGCACCTTCCGGTCAAGGCTGCTGAGCCGGCCGGGCGCGCGCGTGGGCGCCGGACTGTTGCTTCTGCTGGCGCTGGCTGCGGCGTTCGCGCCGGTCCTGGCTCCGGAGGCCCCGAACGCGCAGAGCTGGCTCAACCGCCTGCAGCCCCCTAGTGCCCAGCATCCCATGGGAACCGACGCTTTCGGCCGCAGCGTGCTGACCCGCGTCCTGTACGGCGGCCGGGTCAGCCTGCTGGCCGGGCTGCTGCCGGTCCTGATCGGCCTGGGGATCGGCACCGTGATCGGCACTGTGGCCGGCTACGTCGGCCGGACGACCGACCGACTGCTCATGCGGATCATGGACATCCTGCTGGCCTTTCCCGGCCTGCTGCTGGCCATGGCGATCATCGGTACGCTGGGGCCCGGATTCAGCAACGCGGTCATTGCCATCGGGGTGGGCCTGATCCCGACCTTCGCCCGTCTGGCGCGGGCCGAGGTGTTGAACCTGAAATCCAGCGAATTCGTCGAGGCGGCCGGCGCCCTGGGGGCGCGGCCGGGCCGCATCGTGTTCCGTCACCTGCTGCCCGGCATGGCCAGTCCACTGGTCGTTCAGGCGACCATCAGTGTGGGAACCTCCATCCTCTCGACCGCCGGTCTCAGCTTCCTGGGTCTGGGAGTCCAGCCCCCCACCAGCGACTGGGGCGAGATGCTATCCGGCGCCCGCAGCTTCCTGCCGGACGCGTGGTGGCTGGCCGTGTTTCCGGGAATGATGATCGCGCTGACCGTCCTGAGCTTCAACCTGTTGGGTGACGCCCTGCGCGACGCGCTCGATCCCCGCACGGCGGCCTACCGCCGCCGGGGCTGA
- a CDS encoding ABC transporter permease, with product MVLYFSRRLLGTVPVLLGVTVLVFLLLKLVPGDPVVALLGEDAQGVSSAQLDQLRQAYGFNDPWLTQYARFLSDFVTGQLLSLKTQTPVLTEILQRFPYTLQLTVLALGLSVLVALPLGTVAALRRHTLWDTVITSISLLGVSIPSFWFAILAMTLFALQLRWLPPSGSGTLAHLVLPALTLAFGSVAIQIRMMRASLLDALPQDYVRTARAKGLPPLHVLRHALRNALVPVLTVIGLEFGGLLGGAVITESIFAWPGLGRLTLDAVTSRDIPLVQGVVVFSAAVFTVVNLVVDMLYGVLNPRVQYD from the coding sequence ATGGTTCTGTATTTCTCGAGGCGGCTCCTGGGAACCGTGCCCGTCCTGCTGGGCGTCACGGTCCTGGTCTTTTTGCTGCTCAAACTGGTGCCGGGCGACCCGGTCGTGGCCCTGCTGGGCGAAGACGCCCAGGGCGTCTCCTCGGCGCAGCTCGATCAGCTCCGGCAGGCGTACGGCTTCAACGACCCGTGGCTCACGCAGTACGCCCGTTTTCTGAGTGATTTCGTGACCGGGCAGCTCCTATCGCTCAAGACGCAGACCCCGGTCCTGACCGAGATCCTCCAGCGCTTTCCCTATACCCTGCAGCTCACGGTGCTGGCCCTGGGCCTCTCGGTCCTGGTGGCCCTGCCCCTCGGTACCGTGGCCGCGCTACGCCGGCATACGCTGTGGGACACGGTCATCACCAGCATCTCGCTGCTGGGCGTCTCGATTCCCAGCTTCTGGTTCGCCATTCTGGCGATGACCCTCTTCGCGCTCCAACTGCGCTGGCTGCCTCCCAGCGGCAGCGGTACGCTGGCCCACCTCGTCCTGCCGGCGCTGACCCTGGCCTTCGGATCGGTGGCCATCCAGATCCGGATGATGCGCGCGAGTCTCCTCGACGCCCTGCCGCAGGACTATGTGCGCACGGCCCGCGCCAAGGGGCTGCCTCCCCTCCATGTGCTGCGCCACGCCCTGCGCAACGCCCTGGTGCCGGTCCTGACCGTCATCGGGCTGGAGTTCGGCGGCCTGTTGGGGGGCGCGGTGATCACCGAGTCCATCTTCGCGTGGCCGGGCCTGGGGCGGCTGACCCTGGACGCGGTGACCAGCCGCGACATTCCACTCGTTCAGGGCGTAGTGGTCTTTTCCGCTGCCGTGTTCACCGTGGTCAATCTGGTGGTCGACATGCTGTACGGCGTTCTGAATCCACGGGTCCAGTATGACTAG
- a CDS encoding FAD-binding dehydrogenase produces MPTLDADVIVVGAGLAGLVAAAELADAGKRVLVLDQEGEQNLGGQAFWSFGGLFFVDSPEQRRLGIRDSRELALRDWMTTAAFDRPEDHWPRRWAEAYIDFAAGEKRAWLHAQGMRWFPAAGWAERGGAGAGMPGNSVPRFHITWGTGPGVLEPFVRRVREHERAERLQLLFRRRVRGLNVTNGTVHGVHGDVLEASGVDRGARSSRVVVGDFSLNAQAVLITSGGLGGNHDLVRKYWPVQRLGPAPAFMVSGVPQHVDGALQEVVREAGASLVNADRMWHYTEGLRNWNPVWPGHGIRILPGPSSLWLDPTGRRLPFPHIPGASSLDTLRHITTHGYPHTWFLLNRAIIKREFALSGSEQNPDLTGRNIRLTLARAGKAVQAPVQAFMNQGADFVVRDNLRDLVAGMNRLIGDDLVDYAAVAQEVHDRDLQTRNSAGKDPQLAVIRNARSILSERLVRVAKPAPILRPEDGPLIAVKLNILTRKSLGGLETDLDGRVLAHDGQPLPGLYAAGEVTGFGGGGMHGYRALEGTFLGGCIFTGRTAGRAIAQGAR; encoded by the coding sequence ATGCCCACACTGGATGCGGATGTGATCGTGGTTGGAGCAGGTCTCGCCGGACTCGTCGCCGCGGCCGAACTGGCCGACGCCGGGAAACGCGTGCTGGTGCTCGATCAGGAGGGCGAACAGAACCTCGGCGGCCAGGCCTTCTGGTCCTTCGGCGGCCTGTTTTTCGTGGACAGCCCGGAGCAGCGCCGCCTGGGCATCCGCGACTCCCGTGAATTGGCTCTGCGGGACTGGATGACGACTGCGGCCTTCGACCGACCCGAGGACCACTGGCCCCGCAGATGGGCCGAGGCCTATATCGATTTTGCGGCTGGCGAGAAGCGGGCGTGGCTGCACGCCCAGGGGATGCGGTGGTTCCCGGCGGCCGGCTGGGCCGAGAGGGGCGGCGCGGGCGCCGGGATGCCCGGCAACAGCGTGCCGCGTTTTCACATCACCTGGGGCACCGGCCCCGGCGTACTGGAGCCTTTCGTGCGGCGTGTGCGTGAGCATGAGCGTGCAGAACGCCTTCAGCTGCTGTTCCGCCGCCGGGTCCGCGGCCTGAATGTCACGAACGGAACGGTGCACGGCGTTCACGGCGACGTGCTGGAAGCCTCAGGCGTGGACCGGGGCGCGCGCAGCTCGCGCGTCGTGGTGGGCGACTTCAGCCTGAATGCTCAGGCGGTCCTGATCACCTCCGGCGGCCTTGGCGGCAACCATGACCTCGTGCGCAAATACTGGCCCGTCCAGCGGCTGGGCCCGGCCCCGGCCTTCATGGTGTCCGGCGTGCCGCAGCATGTGGACGGCGCCCTGCAGGAGGTCGTGAGAGAAGCCGGCGCCAGCCTCGTCAACGCCGACCGCATGTGGCACTACACCGAGGGCCTGCGCAACTGGAATCCGGTGTGGCCGGGGCACGGTATCCGTATCCTGCCCGGCCCCAGCAGTCTGTGGCTCGACCCCACCGGCAGGAGGCTGCCCTTTCCGCATATCCCGGGGGCGAGCAGTCTGGATACCCTGCGGCACATCACCACCCATGGCTATCCCCACACCTGGTTCCTGCTCAACCGGGCCATCATCAAGCGGGAGTTCGCCCTCTCCGGCTCGGAACAGAACCCAGACCTCACCGGCAGGAATATCCGGCTCACCCTGGCCCGCGCGGGGAAGGCGGTCCAGGCCCCCGTGCAGGCGTTCATGAACCAGGGCGCCGACTTCGTGGTCCGCGACAACCTGCGGGACCTTGTGGCAGGCATGAACCGGCTGATCGGCGACGACCTCGTGGACTATGCAGCTGTGGCGCAGGAGGTGCACGACCGTGACCTTCAGACGCGGAACTCCGCCGGGAAGGACCCACAACTCGCTGTGATCCGGAATGCCCGGAGCATCCTGAGCGAGCGGCTGGTCCGGGTGGCGAAACCTGCGCCCATCCTCAGGCCGGAGGACGGCCCCCTGATTGCCGTGAAGCTCAACATCCTGACCCGGAAGTCGCTGGGCGGCCTGGAAACGGACCTGGACGGCCGGGTGTTGGCCCACGACGGTCAGCCCCTGCCGGGCCTGTACGCCGCAGGAGAGGTGACGGGCTTCGGCGGGGGCGGCATGCACGGGTACCGTGCGCTGGAGGGCACCTTTCTGGGAGGATGCATCTTCACCGGGCGCACCGCAGGACGGGCCATCGCGCAGGGTGCGAGATAA
- a CDS encoding glutathione ABC transporter substrate-binding protein, with product MSSLLRAAALAVLTSSVLTAAAQGSTLTIATSGDAPTLDPNLTFSGLAFGITNHIYDSLLTREDDGSIKPRLATSWKRVNPTTWRFELRRNVKFQDGTPFNAQAVKYSVERLINPENKAAGAYVLSMIKTVRVIDEDTVEFVTADPFAPLLAHLTHPVTAIVSPTAARASGKDFGRQPVGTGPFKFSRWNAGNQIELAANPGYWGGKVNIPRLVFRIIPDVGTQVVELRTGRVDLITAVPPENYKDLDANKDLTVFKKLGWGSTYLGFNTQSGVTKNVRVRQAISQAVDRDAIVSVLRQGLAVKANAPIPPTVYGAGKNLPGVSYDLAAARKLLQQAGVKPGTRVTLATYEGAETRQLAEAVQFSLQQLGLNAAVQITDYGTYTANMKKPNHAELFIGSWGTVTLDADYALYALFSSKEIPANNWAFYKNVKVDKLLLDARRSNDQARRLDLYQDAQQQIARDVPWLTLYHPLTTYAKTNRLQGEDWRYSWINLDLSKATLK from the coding sequence ATGTCTTCTCTTCTCCGCGCCGCAGCCCTGGCTGTTCTGACCTCCAGTGTCCTGACTGCCGCCGCCCAGGGCAGCACCCTGACCATCGCCACGTCCGGCGACGCGCCGACCCTCGATCCCAACCTGACCTTCAGCGGCCTGGCCTTCGGCATCACGAACCACATCTACGACAGCCTCCTGACCCGTGAGGACGACGGCTCCATCAAGCCCCGTCTCGCCACGAGCTGGAAGCGCGTCAACCCGACCACCTGGCGCTTCGAGCTGCGGCGCAACGTCAAGTTTCAGGACGGCACGCCCTTCAACGCCCAGGCCGTCAAGTATTCGGTCGAGCGCCTGATCAACCCCGAGAACAAGGCGGCGGGCGCCTACGTCCTGAGCATGATCAAGACCGTCCGCGTCATTGACGAGGACACCGTCGAGTTCGTTACTGCCGATCCCTTCGCGCCGTTGCTCGCGCACCTCACGCACCCGGTGACGGCCATCGTCTCGCCTACCGCAGCGCGCGCGAGCGGCAAGGACTTCGGTCGCCAGCCGGTTGGCACGGGACCCTTCAAATTCAGCCGCTGGAACGCGGGCAACCAGATCGAGCTGGCCGCCAACCCCGGCTACTGGGGCGGCAAGGTCAATATTCCCCGGCTCGTCTTCCGCATCATTCCGGATGTGGGCACGCAGGTGGTCGAGCTCCGGACCGGCCGGGTGGATCTCATCACGGCCGTACCCCCGGAGAATTACAAGGATCTGGACGCCAACAAGGACCTCACGGTGTTCAAGAAGCTCGGCTGGGGCAGCACCTACCTGGGGTTCAACACCCAGAGCGGCGTCACCAAGAATGTCCGCGTGCGTCAGGCCATCTCGCAGGCCGTGGACCGCGACGCCATCGTGAGCGTCCTGCGGCAGGGGCTGGCCGTCAAGGCGAACGCACCCATTCCCCCCACGGTCTACGGCGCCGGAAAGAATTTGCCGGGCGTCTCCTACGACCTCGCGGCGGCGCGCAAACTGCTGCAGCAGGCCGGGGTCAAACCCGGCACCAGGGTCACCCTCGCCACCTACGAGGGAGCCGAAACCCGTCAGCTCGCCGAGGCGGTGCAGTTTTCCCTGCAGCAGCTGGGACTGAACGCGGCCGTGCAGATCACCGACTACGGCACCTACACCGCCAACATGAAAAAGCCCAACCACGCGGAGCTGTTCATCGGAAGCTGGGGGACCGTCACGCTGGACGCCGACTACGCCCTGTACGCCCTGTTCAGCAGCAAGGAGATCCCGGCCAACAACTGGGCCTTCTACAAGAACGTCAAGGTGGACAAGCTGCTGCTCGACGCCCGGCGCAGCAACGACCAGGCCAGGCGGCTGGACCTGTACCAGGACGCCCAGCAGCAGATTGCCCGCGACGTTCCCTGGCTCACGCTGTATCACCCCCTGACCACCTACGCCAAGACCAACCGCCTCCAGGGCGAAGACTGGCGCTACTCGTGGATCAACCTGGATCTCAGCAAGGCCACCTTGAAGTGA
- a CDS encoding DUF2271 domain-containing protein, translating into MTRPETRRSFIGKLAAATAALLSSQVLPGALAGAATVKPWTAGMALNIQFTVATQATGRVKRPYVAVWIEDPAGKTVRNLTVWVSQGRQNPRWLAELRRWIRDNGDLVSTVSSATRNPGSYAVAWDGKNDKGTLLAQGDYYVCLETAREHGPYSLVREKLSLGTSSFKKALGTDNDIEAASVSFGRA; encoded by the coding sequence ATGACACGACCTGAAACCCGCCGCAGCTTCATCGGTAAACTGGCCGCCGCCACGGCAGCCCTCCTCTCTTCCCAGGTGCTTCCCGGAGCCCTAGCCGGCGCCGCCACGGTCAAGCCCTGGACCGCGGGCATGGCACTGAATATCCAGTTCACGGTGGCGACCCAGGCCACCGGCCGGGTCAAGCGGCCCTACGTCGCGGTCTGGATCGAAGACCCGGCAGGCAAGACCGTCCGGAATCTGACGGTCTGGGTCTCGCAGGGCCGCCAGAACCCCCGGTGGCTGGCAGAACTGCGGCGCTGGATCCGCGACAACGGCGACCTGGTTTCGACCGTGAGCAGCGCCACCCGCAACCCTGGCTCGTACGCCGTCGCCTGGGACGGCAAGAACGACAAGGGCACCCTGCTTGCCCAAGGCGACTACTACGTGTGTCTCGAGACGGCCCGCGAACATGGTCCGTACAGCCTCGTACGTGAAAAGCTGAGCCTGGGCACGAGCAGTTTCAAGAAGGCCCTGGGAACCGACAACGATATCGAGGCGGCAAGTGTCAGTTTCGGCCGGGCCTGA